Proteins encoded in a region of the Oryctolagus cuniculus chromosome 10, mOryCun1.1, whole genome shotgun sequence genome:
- the VHL gene encoding von Hippel-Lindau disease tumor suppressor, whose translation MAAERPLPVLRSVNTREPSQVIFCNRSPRVALPVWLNFHGEPQPYPTLPPGTGRRIHSYRGHLWLFRDAGTHDGLLVNQTELFVPSLNVDGQPIFANITLPVYTLKERCLQVIRSLVKPENYRRLDIVRSLYEDLEDHPNVQKDLARLTQEHFENQQLEEETENHS comes from the exons ATGGCGGCCGAGCGGCCGCTGCCCGTGCTGCGCTCGGTGAACACGCGCGAGCCGTCCCAGGTCATCTTCTGCAACCGCAGCCCGCGCGTCGCGCTGCCCGTGTGGCTCAACTTCCACGGAGAGCCGCAGCCCTACCCCACGCTGCCGCCGGGCACGGGCCGCCGCATCCACAGCTACCGAG GTCACCTGTGGCTCTTCAGAGATGCGGGGACACACGATGGGCTTCTGGTTAACCAAACGGAGTTGTTTGTGCCATCTCTCAATGTTGATGGGCAGCCTATTTTTGCCAACATCACACTGCCAG TGTACACGCTCAAAGAACGATGCCTCCAGGTTATCCGAAGCCTGGTCAAGCCAGAGAACTACAGGAGGCTGGACATCGTCCGGTCACTCTACGAAGATCTGGAGGACCACCCGAACGTGCAGAAAGACCTGGCGCGGCTGACGCAGGAGCACTTTGaaaatcagcagttggaagaggaGACTGAAAACCACAGCTGA
- the FANCD2OS gene encoding FANCD2 opposite strand protein isoform X2, translating to MAGYQLWSPWTPLDESFQWLRHTTPTPSSKHPFRASPCLPHTPSDLEVQLCFQEVTLVLDSPFLEPGVSPKLPCHTSELRTMNIKKGLVRKPQPVRLSGVDSVFGRVITAQPPKWTGTFRVSDKSAFCKIISREHQWPTGLKEPQIEMTVTMCKQMLRSILLLYATYKKCTFALQHSK from the coding sequence ATGGCAGGATACCAGCTCTGGTCACCATGGACCCCACTGGACGAGAGCTTCCAATGGCTGCGGCACACGACACCTACACCTTCCTCCAAGCACCCGTTTagggcctccccctgcctcccgcaCACCCCTTCTGACCTTGAAGTGCAGCTGTGTTTTCAAGAGGTCACTCTGGTCCTAGACAGCCCATTCCTGGAACCTGGAGTGAGCCCCAAGTTACCGTGTCACACATCCGAGCTCCGCACGATGAACATCAAGAAAGGGCTCGTCAGGAAGCCCCAGCCTGTCCGCCTCAGTGGCGTGGACTCTGTCTTTGGCAGGGTCATCACAGCTCAGCCACCGAAGTGGACCGGAACCTTCCGCGTTTCAGATAAGTCCGCCTTTTGCAAAatcatcagcagggagcaccAGTGGCCCACGGGGCTCAAGGAGCCCCAGATCGAGATGACAGTGACGATGTGTAAACAGATGCTGCGCTCGATCCTCCTGCTGTACGCGACGTACAAGAAGTGCACCTTCGCCTTGCAGCACTCCAAGTAA
- the BRK1 gene encoding protein BRICK1 — MAGQEDPVQREIHQDWANREYIEVITSSIKKIADFLNSFDMSCRSRLATLNEKLTALERRIEYIEARVTKGETLT, encoded by the exons ATGGCGGGGCAAGAGGATCCGGTGCAGCGGGAGATTCACCAGGACTGGGCGAACCGGGAGTACATTGAGGTCATCACCAGCAGCATCAAGAAAATCGCGGACTTTCTCAATTCGTTCG ATATGTCTTGTCGTTCGCGACTGGCCACACTAAACGAGAAATTGACTGCGCTTGAGCGGAGGATAGAGTACATCGAAGCCCGG GTGACAAAAGGAGAGACGCTGACCTAG
- the FANCD2OS gene encoding FANCD2 opposite strand protein isoform X1 — protein sequence MVGPGPAPAAACASAGAAWPPPPGLAMAGYQLWSPWTPLDESFQWLRHTTPTPSSKHPFRASPCLPHTPSDLEVQLCFQEVTLVLDSPFLEPGVSPKLPCHTSELRTMNIKKGLVRKPQPVRLSGVDSVFGRVITAQPPKWTGTFRVSDKSAFCKIISREHQWPTGLKEPQIEMTVTMCKQMLRSILLLYATYKKCTFALQHSK from the exons ATGGTGGGACCGGGCCCGGCTCCCGCAGCCGCCTGCGCCTCGGCCGGAGCCGcctggcccccgcccccgg GACTCGCAATGGCAGGATACCAGCTCTGGTCACCATGGACCCCACTGGACGAGAGCTTCCAATGGCTGCGGCACACGACACCTACACCTTCCTCCAAGCACCCGTTTagggcctccccctgcctcccgcaCACCCCTTCTGACCTTGAAGTGCAGCTGTGTTTTCAAGAGGTCACTCTGGTCCTAGACAGCCCATTCCTGGAACCTGGAGTGAGCCCCAAGTTACCGTGTCACACATCCGAGCTCCGCACGATGAACATCAAGAAAGGGCTCGTCAGGAAGCCCCAGCCTGTCCGCCTCAGTGGCGTGGACTCTGTCTTTGGCAGGGTCATCACAGCTCAGCCACCGAAGTGGACCGGAACCTTCCGCGTTTCAGATAAGTCCGCCTTTTGCAAAatcatcagcagggagcaccAGTGGCCCACGGGGCTCAAGGAGCCCCAGATCGAGATGACAGTGACGATGTGTAAACAGATGCTGCGCTCGATCCTCCTGCTGTACGCGACGTACAAGAAGTGCACCTTCGCCTTGCAGCACTCCAAGTAA